The Clarias gariepinus isolate MV-2021 ecotype Netherlands chromosome 3, CGAR_prim_01v2, whole genome shotgun sequence DNA window acatgagggcatTCTGAAATGTAAAGCAATCAATCACtttaccatcaacaaacctgagtgatcaattcgagtggggaagacagcatctaaagataccagtttaccataatactctacgtccatgagtcccccagatctgctcctttacccaaaaCAAATCTATTTACTAAAATGCTCGctgaataaataggtttttagcctagacgtaaacactgagactgtgtctgagtcctgaacattaattgAAAGACTATTctataactttggggctttgtaaaaaaaagctctgccccctgctgtagtttccATAATatacggtactgacaagcagcctgcatcctttgatcgacgtaggcgtggcggattgtaagacactagcagtttactcagatactgcggcgcgagaccatttaatgctttatacttCAGAAGAAGtcttttaaaatcgatgcgaaatttcacggggagccaatgcagtgtggtgtgatgtgctcatatcttctggttctagcaAGAACTCTTcctgctgcattctgaactaCTGTAACTAAAACTTGTTTATGtggaacaaccagacagtaaggcgttacaatagagGTGATAAAAGAGGTGATAAAACCATGAACTaattttctgcatcgtttagtgacagtATATTCCTTATCATGgtaatatttctgaggtgaaataatgctatcctggtaatattatctactgtacattttcttcaaataaaaggctggaatctataattacacttttactgttgcacttgatgtaacagaaaggccattaaaaagcttgcttctagctgcatgtgggactgtgtcttatcaggattaagtagaagaaagttaattaacaaccagtctcttatgtcctgcacacattgcgcAACTTACAGTAAGTAAGCTGGTTTACCTCATCTGGTTTTTctgagatgtataactgtgtgtcatcagcataacaataaaaactaataccatccttatgaattatgttgccaAGAGGAAGCacgtaaagagaaaaaagctgtGAGCCTAAACCTGagccctgtggaacaccaaactccacttgaggacatgcagaatggtcaccatttaaatctaaatactgataacgatcagccaaataggatctgagccataagagggccgttcccttaattcctactacattttctaatctgtggaAAAGAATAtgatgatcaatggtgtcaaaagctgtaCTGAgctgaggaattaattattattaacaggggttctgttattgctagtactatctgcttgagaaaatgtgccGGTAtgggatctaatatacaggttgaagattttgcagaaaagatgagtgaaattagttcattctcctcaaggggagtaaagtattccaGGTTCTGATGTGGTGTGATTAGTTTATCATCGGTATAACTtaaattgtttggtttcaaagctggaattttttttctaatatttacgttattgtattttttatttgtttatttgtattgttaTTGAAAACGtttatgaagtcctcactactgtactgtatgttgttgttgtggagatttctgcagttgtcttatttctagttattTTTTGACAGTATTAAATAGAAATCTAggatagtttttgttattttcactAAGAGTGGAGAGAAACAATGATCGAGCGTCActgagagcttttttttttttcatagttcaggatgctctccttccatgctatttggaatactaacaatttagtttgatgccatttgcgttctaatttcgagcggtttgttttaaagtgcgtgtgtggtttcttatctctaataatttttcttttaactggaacTACATTATCTAAAGTATAACGgaatgttgactctaaatattcagtcgtctgatcgagttctgtggagtcagatggcgatccaatcaaagttgataactctgggagattattaataaagctctgtgtggtagttaatgtgaatgtacgtttaatttagtagcgcggcgctgtgcgtacattattactatgagacactttaattgagacaagatagtgatctgagataacttcagactgtggaatttgaattatatttcttatacctaatccaaagaatattattaaatctaaagtacgacttgctttatgagtgggtcctactacacactgatttactcctaatgagtccagtatggacataaatgctctacgcagggggtcttctggattctcaaaatgaatattaaaatctccagcaaatAACAcgttgtctacagaaatgactaggtttgagaggaaatctgcaaattcaccgAGAAATTcggagtacggccctggaggtctgtaaatgataattatatTGAAACACCACTGCCCCCTGTAGGTAATGTACATCATGTGCCTGAAAACACAGCTGCCCGCGCACTTAAGAACCATGTCTGCAGACAAAACATTACTGGTGATTACGTCTAGTTacaacacacattcacacacagttCTGaagttttatttgtgtaaactgTTGGTGTTATTTGGCAAGTGActtttttaagcaaataaatCAGAAGTTAAGTTACAACTTAAGTAAATTTACCCAAATACGTTCCCAACAGCTAGATATACATTTAACGTTCCGTTTGTTAaactgacaaataaaatgtagtaTTATTAAATCAGTAGAGATATGTGTGATAAAAGATCAGCACACTCTATACATACTGAATCCTACTTTTTATGTTCATCTTTTTTGTTGATTGGtgtcagtttattagttaaaacaatattaaacttTTCTTTAAGTGTAGTCTCTATCTCACTGTCAGCTAAATCTTTAATCTCGATGATTTCTGTGTCTTCCTCTAGGTCAAGTGTGACTTCCATGTACCTCCATCCAGTCAGAGCTCTGAATCCAGTGGGAGTCTGGAGGGAACAAATGTATTTCTGGGTGAACATAGACTCAGGGCTGGTCTGCAGGTATTTGCTTGTGTTCAAAAAATGGTCAATCCCACGTGGTGTTAACACAAAAGAGTAAGCTGATTTTGTCAGTTTCTTGTCAGCGTATCTGGAATTGGCAAAGGCTTCATTCTGGAAAACCACCTTCCTTCCAGTCTTCTCCAAGGTCCAGGTCTCACCATCGTTCAGCAGACGGAAAATCCCCATCGGCTGCTCTTGATCTTTACCTGAGATCATTTCTACTGGGTACCAGATTTGGCACAAAAATCCAAAACTCACATCAGTGATATACCGCTTGCCATCGATCTCCACCAGGTTAATGAGATGTTCATCCAAGATgcttttttcatttgtaaataCGTTGAAGACTTTACAGCCCAGCATGGTGCATTTATAGCCCATCTCTTTCAGCAACCAGGAGAAGAGCAGGTTGCTTTCGAGGCATGATCCTCCACGAGGATTTCTCACAATCTTCTCATAAATTATCTGCAGGTCCAAGGTGTTTTGCTCTCCACAGTGGGTGCTGAGGTTCTCGAATGGAATGCTCATCACATGCAGTTTGTGGATTATGTGGAGCGTGGCCAGATCGGGTTTCTCATACACTCCACTGAATCCGATTCTTTTGAAGTATTCCTGAATATCCATTATGTTCTTGAGAAGCACAAAGAACGAACTGCTGCCGATGTGCTGCTGTGCAAACGATTCTCAGAAAAGAAGTTTGTGAAAAGTAGCAGCTCTGTCAGGTTGTCACGAGTTAATAtgtctgattttatttaaatttgttgcGCAACAGCCTTTAAGTTTTGCCAGAAGGTTAATTCAAACTCAACTTAAAAACAAGCAGTGAGTCAGATGATCAAAGGGACGAGCTCAGTGATTACTGATCATGTGGCCATTTAAGGTGTCTGTTAAGCAGTTAAGCAGGATTCTGGGAAACAGTTTGTTCTTGAGGAGACTGAGAAGCAGAGTTTGTGGAACCTGGTGTTTGCTTGGGAacctgactcactcactcatttcctataccgcttatcctttACAGCTTCACAGAAGGCCTTGATGCCTTGAGACTATCCAAGGGGACTCGGGGCAagcagagaacatgcaaactccatgcacacaaacccaaggCAGAAACACCGTTCACCTTGAAGGTGCAAGGACACGGTGCCAATCACTATGGCACTGTGCCATCTCTTAAAGGCATTTAAAAGATGCTGTAAGATGCTGGGGGGCATCTAAGGGAGATTATTAGAAAATTTTAGGTCCTAGAAATACTTATTCACTATCAATACTACATCATGATTTATGGTCTGGGAAATGCCCCCCAGCTGGAACATACTGGAAGGTGCTGGGGGGCATTTCCCAGTTCATAAATCACGATATACTTCCACTTGAATGCCATGGAGACATATTTTCCCCcatattttttcattaacaagttaacacagctCTCAAGGGTCCTGAAAAGTGTGGTCCAGGTAAAACACCTAttagaaaatgttttgttttcataCCCGCAGAATCCCCTGACATGAATCCCATTGAGGTGGTGTGGCATGCTCTGAAGTACTATATTTGGCacgaatatagagaataagaattttAAGAATAAGAATCTTTCCCAGAGAAAATGACTTAAAAGCACTTTAGGCTTTTTATAAAATAGTAATCATCGtgcttttttttgctgtttttgtccAGCACTGAATAATTATTTGTGATCTGAGTACATTATGACTGATCCTCCAGAAatgcaacaaaacacaaacatatactTGCTAAATAAATTCTGCCTTTTATTAAAGTGTAAGTGAGTGCCgttgtgagcagctttattcGACTcagatcataaaaaaacaacatactgtagcacaatGCACGTTGTCTGTGAATGACTGATATGTGGTTGTGAATATGCCTTTTAgcgaatgtaaaatgttcacatgaacatttaactttacaaaaggcagcgttttgtgTGAGGAATCAGTGTGTACAGGTGTAAACAGCTAAGACATCAATGCGAGTCCTGGTGAAATCTGGTGTCACCCGAGCCAATTgaaattaaaacagttttttattaattggaaTGGAAAATACGtagattttccttatcataacatgcattgtattaatttttttatcactctaaacacaacccatgatttttttaatacaatttcaaaataaataaataaataaaactaatcattgttattatgtttcaagacatccttaatttacaaAGTCAGATTTAATTGCTGCCATTAATAAATTCTGGTTTGAGACACATACAGAAGaaacatgtaataaatatataaatatgttgttTAAAGTTCTTTCAGTTGTAGTTCAAAATTTCGAGATTaccattttgtcatatttttgtgttcattgaatgaaactaaaacatttgtatttttatttatttgatgttttGCTGGGGAAAATAATTTTaggcgccctgcgatggattggcactctgtccagggtgtaccctgcctcatgccctaagcctcctgggatgggcttcaggtccctgcgacactgaatacaggataaagcggtttagAAGATAATGAGTGAATACATTTTAGGCGGTGATGGTCTGGTTGGTCCTGTTAATTCGgcttaaaacccccaattcgcCACCAgtgaaaccggtttgataacttcacacccaTCATAAATGAAAGgcataaagcataaaaaacacaaaaaatggcCCTTGTAATTCATTCAACAAACACACTATTcgttatatgtaaaaaatactattaaaatcAGGTCTTTAAACAAGTTCGAggaatgaaaaatttaaatggaacaaacaggaaaataaatacagtgccttgcaaaagtatttacccTTCTTggaatttttcatgttttgttgcCTCATAAAATggattacagtatatgaatgtttgcattatttcatttacaaaacctgcacttaacctttaaaaaaagtaaaaaataaatc harbors:
- the LOC128519404 gene encoding arylamine N-acetyltransferase, pineal gland isozyme NAT-3-like is translated as MDIQEYFKRIGFSGVYEKPDLATLHIIHKLHVMSIPFENLSTHCGEQNTLDLQIIYEKIVRNPRGGSCLESNLLFSWLLKEMGYKCTMLGCKVFNVFTNEKSILDEHLINLVEIDGKRYITDVSFGFLCQIWYPVEMISGKDQEQPMGIFRLLNDGETWTLEKTGRKVVFQNEAFANSRYADKKLTKSAYSFVLTPRGIDHFLNTSKYLQTSPESMFTQKYICSLQTPTGFRALTGWRYMEVTLDLEEDTEIIEIKDLADSEIETTLKEKFNIVLTNKLTPINKKDEHKK